From Zingiber officinale cultivar Zhangliang chromosome 5B, Zo_v1.1, whole genome shotgun sequence, the proteins below share one genomic window:
- the LOC121985591 gene encoding phosphatidylinositol 4-phosphate 5-kinase 1-like isoform X3, which produces MAGLNMSPELGGSYGEKVLSNGDVYVGSFDGLLPHGIGRYTWSDGMIYDGQWEKNKITGRGKIYWLSGATYEGEFCGGFLHGSGTLFGLDGSVYKGLWRMNKQHGKGVKTYSNLDEYDGLWREGCQEGLGTYRWCNDNTYTGNWKAGKMYGKGVMKWANGDIFYGDWSDGLENGSGCYKYADGSIYIGIWSKGLKDGHGTFFPTGSKLPNELRCPESVLYDNMAQRLFHSALYSAEASVSKKPFNGRCKITRWSTLGYFHKSKRISHRPSSLGVWNIDTSCSSLSESTSHTQCSSSDGRHVLVDACVVAYDREYMQGVLITESISHYDFEKSQRSKKKWKMKQQSRGPGENIYRGHRNYYLMLNLQLGIRYTVGKITPVPMREVRSSDFGPRARIRMYFPCMGSQFTPPHNSIGFFWKDYCPMVFRNLREMFKIDAADYMMSICGGDGLKELSSPGKSGSIFYLSQDERFVIKTLRKYELKILLKMLPNYYAHVGAYDNTLITKFFGLHRLTIKGRKIRFVVMGNMFRTELRIHRRYDLKGSSIGRSTSTHKTNGNTTLKDLDLSYVFHLEKSWRQSLFRQISLDCKFLESQSIIDYSLLLGLHFRAPEHLKAYSESHNLPAENAGLPDNYLLGI; this is translated from the exons ATGGCAGGTTTGAATATGAGCCCTGAGCTTGGTGGAAG CTATGGTGAGAAGGTACTCTCAAATGGTGATGTCTATGTTGGAAGTTTTGATGGTTTGCTTCCTCATGGGATAGGAAGATATACCTGGTCAGATGGAATGATATATGATGGACAATgggagaaaaacaaaataactggTAGAGGAAAGATATATTGGCTATCTGGTGCAACATATGAAGGTGAATTTTGTGGAGGTTTTCTCCATGGTTCAGGTACTCTTTTTGGACTTGATGGTTCTGTCTATAAAGGTTTATGGAGGATGAATAAACAACATGGAAAGGGAGTCAAAACTTATTCTAATCTAGATGAATATGATGGTCTGTGGAGGGAGGGTTGCCAAGAAGGTCTTGGAACATACAGATGGTGTAATGACAATACTTATACTGGAAATTGGAAGGCTGGAAAGATGTATGGTAAAGGGGTTATGAAGTGGGCAAATGGTGATATATTTTATGGTGATTGGTCAGATGGATTAGAAAATGGCTCAGGCTGCTACAAATATGCGGATGGATCAATTTATATCGGAATTTGGAGTAAAGGGTTAAAGGATGGACATGGAACCTTTTTCCCTACCGGAAGCAAACTACCTAATGAACTTAGATGTCCAGAATCTGTTCTGTATGATAATATGGCACAAAGGCTTTTTCATTCTGCATTATACAGTGCCGAAGCATCAGTGAGCAAAAAGCCCTTTAACGGAAGATGTAAAATCACTAGATGGAGCACACTTGGTTACTTCCATAAATCAAAGCGAATATCACATAGGCCATCATCTCTTGGAGTCTGGAACATCGACACTAGTTGTAGCAGTTTGTCAGAGAGCACATCTCATACACAGTGTTCTTCATCTGATGGTCGCCATGTACTTGTAGATGCCTGTGTTGTAGCATATGATAGAGAGTACATGCAAGGAGTACTAATAACCGAAAGCATTAGtcattatgattttgaaaaatctcAAAGAAGTAAAAAGAAGTGGAAAATGAAGCAACAATCAAGGGGACCTGGTGAAAATATTTACAGAGGTCACAGGAACTACTATCTGATGCTAAACTTGCAACTTGGAATTAG GTATACAGTTGGGAAAATCACACCAGTGCCTATGCGTGAAGTCCGATCCTCTGATTTTGGGCCTCGAGCTAGAATACGAATGTACTTCCCTTGTATGGGATCTCAATTTACACCTCCACATAACTCCATTGGTTTTTTTTGGAAGGACTATTGTCCTATGGTTTTTAG GAATCTTCGTGAAATGTTTAAGATAGATGCTGCGGACTACATGATGTCCATATGTGGAGGTGATGGTCTGAAGGAGCTTTCATCTCCAGGAAAAAGCGGCAGCATATTTTACCTTTCGCAAGATGAAAGATTTGTAATAAAGACTCTGAGAAAATATGAACTTAAG ATCCTGTTAAAGATGCTTCCAAATTATTATGCTCATGTTGGAGCCTATGACAATACCCTAATAACAAAATTTTTTGGTCTCCACAGACTGACTATAAAAGGGAGGAAG ATTCGCTTTGTTGTTATGGGAAATATGTTTCGGACAGAACTGCGAATTCACCGTCGGTATGACTTGAAGGGTTCCTCTATTGGAAGATCTACAAGCACACATAAAACTAATGGGAACACAACATTGAAGGACCTTGACTTGTCATATGTTTTTCATTTAGAGAAATCATGGCGACAGTCACTTTTTAG
- the LOC121985591 gene encoding phosphatidylinositol 4-phosphate 5-kinase 1-like isoform X4 yields the protein MAGLNMSPELGGSYGEKVLSNGDVYVGSFDGLLPHGIGRYTWSDGMIYDGQWEKNKITGRGKIYWLSGATYEGEFCGGFLHGSGTLFGLDGSVYKGLWRMNKQHGKGVKTYSNLDEYDGLWREGCQEGLGTYRWCNDNTYTGNWKAGKMYGKGVMKWANGDIFYGDWSDGLENGSGCYKYADGSIYIGIWSKGLKDGHGTFFPTGSKLPNELRCPESVLYDNMAQRLFHSALYSAEASVSKKPFNGRCKITRWSTLGYFHKSKRISHRPSSLGVWNIDTSCSSLSESTSHTQCSSSDGRHVLVDACVVAYDREYMQGVLITESISHYDFEKSQRSKKKWKMKQQSRGPGENIYRGHRNYYLMLNLQLGIRYTVGKITPVPMREVRSSDFGPRARIRMYFPCMGSQFTPPHNSIGFFWKDYCPMVFRNLREMFKIDAADYMMSICGGDGLKELSSPGKSGSIFYLSQDERFVIKTLRKYELKILLKMLPNYYAHVGAYDNTLITKFFGLHRLTIKGRKIRFVVMGNMFRTELRIHRRYDLKGSSIGRSTSTHKTNGNTTLKDLDLSYVFHLEKSWRQSLFRQISLDCKFLESQSIIDYSLLLGLHFRAPEHLKAYSESHNLPAENAGLPDNY from the exons ATGGCAGGTTTGAATATGAGCCCTGAGCTTGGTGGAAG CTATGGTGAGAAGGTACTCTCAAATGGTGATGTCTATGTTGGAAGTTTTGATGGTTTGCTTCCTCATGGGATAGGAAGATATACCTGGTCAGATGGAATGATATATGATGGACAATgggagaaaaacaaaataactggTAGAGGAAAGATATATTGGCTATCTGGTGCAACATATGAAGGTGAATTTTGTGGAGGTTTTCTCCATGGTTCAGGTACTCTTTTTGGACTTGATGGTTCTGTCTATAAAGGTTTATGGAGGATGAATAAACAACATGGAAAGGGAGTCAAAACTTATTCTAATCTAGATGAATATGATGGTCTGTGGAGGGAGGGTTGCCAAGAAGGTCTTGGAACATACAGATGGTGTAATGACAATACTTATACTGGAAATTGGAAGGCTGGAAAGATGTATGGTAAAGGGGTTATGAAGTGGGCAAATGGTGATATATTTTATGGTGATTGGTCAGATGGATTAGAAAATGGCTCAGGCTGCTACAAATATGCGGATGGATCAATTTATATCGGAATTTGGAGTAAAGGGTTAAAGGATGGACATGGAACCTTTTTCCCTACCGGAAGCAAACTACCTAATGAACTTAGATGTCCAGAATCTGTTCTGTATGATAATATGGCACAAAGGCTTTTTCATTCTGCATTATACAGTGCCGAAGCATCAGTGAGCAAAAAGCCCTTTAACGGAAGATGTAAAATCACTAGATGGAGCACACTTGGTTACTTCCATAAATCAAAGCGAATATCACATAGGCCATCATCTCTTGGAGTCTGGAACATCGACACTAGTTGTAGCAGTTTGTCAGAGAGCACATCTCATACACAGTGTTCTTCATCTGATGGTCGCCATGTACTTGTAGATGCCTGTGTTGTAGCATATGATAGAGAGTACATGCAAGGAGTACTAATAACCGAAAGCATTAGtcattatgattttgaaaaatctcAAAGAAGTAAAAAGAAGTGGAAAATGAAGCAACAATCAAGGGGACCTGGTGAAAATATTTACAGAGGTCACAGGAACTACTATCTGATGCTAAACTTGCAACTTGGAATTAG GTATACAGTTGGGAAAATCACACCAGTGCCTATGCGTGAAGTCCGATCCTCTGATTTTGGGCCTCGAGCTAGAATACGAATGTACTTCCCTTGTATGGGATCTCAATTTACACCTCCACATAACTCCATTGGTTTTTTTTGGAAGGACTATTGTCCTATGGTTTTTAG GAATCTTCGTGAAATGTTTAAGATAGATGCTGCGGACTACATGATGTCCATATGTGGAGGTGATGGTCTGAAGGAGCTTTCATCTCCAGGAAAAAGCGGCAGCATATTTTACCTTTCGCAAGATGAAAGATTTGTAATAAAGACTCTGAGAAAATATGAACTTAAG ATCCTGTTAAAGATGCTTCCAAATTATTATGCTCATGTTGGAGCCTATGACAATACCCTAATAACAAAATTTTTTGGTCTCCACAGACTGACTATAAAAGGGAGGAAG ATTCGCTTTGTTGTTATGGGAAATATGTTTCGGACAGAACTGCGAATTCACCGTCGGTATGACTTGAAGGGTTCCTCTATTGGAAGATCTACAAGCACACATAAAACTAATGGGAACACAACATTGAAGGACCTTGACTTGTCATATGTTTTTCATTTAGAGAAATCATGGCGACAGTCACTTTTTAG